The following proteins are co-located in the Candidatus Methanoperedens sp. genome:
- a CDS encoding histidine kinase, with translation MKRLNDRKTRIQNTKRNWLIVLITCVLSVTVIVFLGIRSNDEIHNIIQEQFSERQLLLSKQISSGLNGFLNEKTTIIEITALHISDGSPDTILTEFANVYNHTSGIYVFEFINESGIVTMGYPRENTPFGYDLYEFKRPEDNETEPVLINTFEWVRDKRKTNITRPVHLLEGGLGAFIWTPVYKGDTFKGEILAILTISDISDKFLKNYNPPWEVLMVDDLGGILYDSSHRYQEGTKYPDALNSTDPFYFKDNGNEKELIAYSPIIWRNQNWSIAVISPVSEADSLINSVYLKQNLFIGVAVGFIILSSFSIILLLFGWNKSLEREVAKKTDELYESNKLLQDANEKLKIIDKLKSDFLSMVSHELKTPLTAMKVSSEILMENDSKASTREELLQILIRNIDRLTRLVNNLLDISIIESGKQKYSMEIVDLNDIIDTAVGTIRSQYEKNRLKITTDIPEDLPKINADKDKVIQVFINLLSNALKFTHEGGNVDIRAFEFENYIEVRVKDDGVGIPPDKIDKIFDKFYQVDNNSTRSYGGAGLGLTVSKAIMEDHGGSIRAESSLSKGSVFILTFNK, from the coding sequence ATGAAAAGGTTAAATGATAGAAAAACTCGCATTCAGAACACTAAACGAAACTGGCTGATAGTTTTAATCACATGTGTACTGTCTGTCACAGTTATTGTTTTTCTTGGAATCAGATCAAACGATGAGATCCACAATATAATCCAGGAACAGTTTAGTGAAAGACAGCTACTTCTTTCAAAACAGATTTCTTCAGGGCTAAATGGATTCCTGAACGAAAAAACAACAATTATTGAAATAACGGCTTTGCATATTTCTGATGGATCGCCAGATACGATATTAACCGAATTTGCGAATGTTTACAACCATACCAGCGGCATTTATGTATTTGAGTTTATTAATGAAAGTGGTATAGTTACTATGGGGTATCCCAGGGAAAATACACCTTTCGGATATGATCTTTATGAATTTAAAAGGCCGGAAGATAATGAAACAGAACCTGTTCTGATAAATACTTTTGAATGGGTCAGAGACAAAAGAAAGACAAATATCACAAGGCCTGTGCATTTATTAGAGGGAGGACTCGGAGCTTTCATCTGGACCCCTGTTTACAAAGGAGATACGTTTAAAGGTGAAATTCTTGCAATCCTGACAATCTCAGATATCTCGGATAAATTCCTAAAAAACTATAATCCTCCATGGGAGGTCCTCATGGTCGATGACCTTGGAGGGATATTATATGATAGTTCTCACAGGTATCAAGAAGGTACAAAATATCCAGACGCTTTGAACAGTACGGATCCCTTTTATTTCAAAGATAATGGAAATGAGAAGGAATTGATAGCCTATTCCCCCATCATCTGGCGCAATCAGAACTGGTCAATAGCCGTGATATCCCCGGTCTCGGAAGCTGACTCCTTGATAAATTCGGTATATTTAAAACAGAATCTGTTTATAGGGGTAGCGGTTGGTTTTATTATATTGAGCAGTTTTTCAATTATTTTATTACTCTTTGGATGGAATAAATCTCTTGAACGTGAAGTGGCAAAGAAGACAGACGAACTTTATGAATCTAACAAACTTTTACAGGATGCGAATGAAAAATTGAAGATAATTGATAAATTGAAATCAGATTTTCTGTCAATGGTATCACATGAATTGAAAACACCGCTTACTGCCATGAAAGTTTCTTCAGAAATTCTAATGGAAAATGATTCAAAAGCAAGTACCAGGGAGGAATTATTACAAATTTTAATAAGGAATATCGATCGTCTAACGCGCCTGGTAAACAACCTGCTGGATATTTCCATAATTGAGTCAGGCAAACAGAAATACAGTATGGAAATAGTGGACCTGAATGATATTATTGATACTGCCGTTGGCACCATAAGAAGTCAATATGAGAAAAACAGATTGAAGATCACAACAGATATTCCAGAAGATCTTCCGAAAATCAATGCGGACAAAGATAAGGTTATTCAGGTATTCATAAATCTTTTAAGTAATGCTCTGAAATTTACCCATGAAGGCGGAAATGTAGATATTAGAGCTTTTGAATTTGAGAACTATATAGAAGTGCGGGTAAAAGATGATGGCGTTGGTATACCACCGGATAAAATTGATAAAATTTTCGATAAATTTTATCAGGTAGATAATAATTCCACCCGTTCATATGGTGGCGCAGGGCTTGGGTTAACAGTTAGCAAAGCCATTATGGAGGATCATGGAGGTTCCATCAGGGCTGAAAGCTCTCTATCGAAGGGGAGTGTATTCATTCTTACATTCAACAAATGA
- a CDS encoding ABC transporter ATP-binding protein: MLAVKAEGIYKYYKSQNRRKEVLKNVSINIGEGEIFGVLGPNGAGKTTLISILSTLSIPDSGKVEVFGIDALKDPNNVKCIVNISSGNPNFPWSLTVYENLKYFALLYGLENREGSINDVIGMLELEKFRNTRFDSLSTGTKQRLSLAKALLNDPRLLFLDEPTVGLDPDMAIKIRKLIKKIHDEKGITIVLTTHYMKEAEQLCGRIAFIKDGEIIANAAPGELKRQMKLGEKIIIDYEGRFEISSLDDIPKILDIKSENGRVVIVAENIEYILNDILKKFCDVHINNIEISQPNLEDVFLQLAH, from the coding sequence ATGCTTGCAGTTAAGGCTGAAGGGATATACAAATATTATAAAAGTCAAAATCGAAGAAAAGAGGTACTGAAGAACGTTTCCATCAATATCGGGGAAGGGGAGATATTTGGCGTCCTCGGGCCGAACGGGGCAGGTAAAACCACGCTCATTTCCATACTTTCAACGCTGTCGATACCTGATTCCGGGAAAGTGGAAGTTTTCGGTATCGATGCATTAAAAGATCCCAATAATGTAAAATGTATCGTTAATATCAGCAGCGGAAACCCAAATTTCCCCTGGAGCCTAACGGTTTATGAAAATCTCAAATATTTTGCATTGCTCTACGGATTGGAAAACAGGGAAGGATCCATAAATGATGTAATTGGTATGCTCGAACTTGAGAAGTTCAGGAATACAAGATTTGATTCGCTTTCAACAGGTACAAAACAGCGTCTTTCCCTTGCAAAAGCGCTTCTTAACGATCCGCGCCTACTGTTCCTTGATGAACCTACTGTCGGTCTTGACCCGGATATGGCTATAAAGATACGCAAATTAATTAAAAAAATCCATGACGAAAAAGGGATCACTATTGTCCTGACAACCCATTATATGAAAGAGGCTGAACAGCTATGCGGGCGCATTGCTTTTATCAAGGATGGCGAAATAATCGCAAATGCCGCACCCGGTGAACTGAAGAGGCAGATGAAACTTGGCGAGAAGATAATTATTGATTATGAAGGCAGGTTTGAAATTTCATCACTGGATGACATCCCGAAAATCCTGGATATTAAATCCGAGAACGGAAGGGTGGTGATCGTTGCAGAGAATATTGAGTACATACTTAATGATATCTTAAAGAAGTTCTGTGATGTTCATATCAATAATATTGAGATTTCACAGCCCAATCTTGAGGACGTTTTCCTGCAGCTTGCTCATTGA